In the Magnetococcales bacterium genome, AATCAGATTCGGGGCTTGCTTGGTGAATACGGTCTTGTCATGCAGCAGGGAGTCCATCATCTGATCAACCAACTTCCAGCCATTCTTGAAGGGCATACCGACAAGCTGTCGGATGATGGGAAATGGTTGTTCGATCAGGCGATGGAGCAACTCAGAGAACTCATCAAGCGCATTGAGGTGATTGAGGATAAAATCAAGGCGGTTTTTGTATCGAGTGAGGATTGCCAAGCATTGAACCAAATCAAGGGAATCGGTGTGTTGACGGCGACGGCCTTGATCAGTGCGGCGGGTAACGCCAAGGAGTTCAAAAATGGTCGGCAGTTTTCCGCATGGCTTGGTTTGGTACCGAAACAAAATTCCAGCGGTGGTAAAACCCGACTACTGGGCATCACCAAGCAGGGCAACAGCTATTTACGCAGATTGTTGATACACGGTGCCAGGGCAACTTTGTATTGGTCACCACGATCAGATACTCCGTTGTCCCGATGGCTGCACACTCTGCAAAAAAGGGTAGGAACCAATCGGGCTGTTGTGGCGCTGGCCAATAAGAATGCCAGATTAGCCTGGGCGATGCTGGCCAAGGGAGAACCTTTCAACCCTTCTTTGGCCTACCAGGCTGGTTAGGAAATTCACAACAAGGAGATAATCGCTTTCCCGCCGGGGTGCTACAGGTTGATGACGTGATGGGTCGGACCCGCTCTTTCGGAATCTGACAGGGACAGAGGGGCTTTCAGCTCGCTATGGTGTTTTTGAGGCGAAAGAGCGCGGTTTTCATCAGGGCCAGGAAAAATATTTCCACTCATAGGCCGAATATATGTCTGCATCCGTTCCCCTCTCACTCGCGACCAATGGTCTCTGGCAAGTAAAGCGTCAACGAGGTAACTAAAAATGAAAAGCTGAAAAGCGCATTTAAGGTGAGCATATTCAATATTACCAAGGGTTCGTGACACTCCCAAGCTTTAGGCGCAGAATTTCCCTTGCGTCACGGGAGGGGTCCATATATGTCCCTCGATTCCAGCTTTGGGATGTCCCTCGATTCCAGCTTTGGCCTTACGCCGGGGGGCGACAAAGGCCAGAAGGGTTCTTGACCCTTCCTACAGTTGGGTATGGTATACCGTCCCCCAACATCGCTGTCCCCAGACATCGAAATGCGTATGGTGTCACCAGATTTACACCAGATTTACAAACAGTCTGAATTAAGCGCACCGAAATGGAACCATGGCGCGGGGATATGCACAAGACGTTGCTCTGCTGGCATGTTGTGCGTATAATATGTGCGCATACAGCTTCACCATCTTGGAGTCAGCCGCCATGGAAACGCCGCAGTTCGATCCACTTGCCCCGAAGCGCCCCCTCAACGTGCGCATCAACAGCGCACTGGCGACCCAGGCCAAGGCACTGAAGATCAACATCTCCCAAGAGTTGGAGAACCATCTTGCCCAGGTCGTTGCCGAGCGCAAACGACAAGCCTGGCAGGATAAAAACCGATCCGCCATGGAGGTCTATAACCAACGCATCGAACGGGATGGTCTGTTCAGTGATGGCGAACGGCTTTTCTGATGGCTCAGTTCGACCTGTACGAATACCACAGATCTGGCAGCCACGCGTCTTTCCTGGTCGAGGTACAGAGTGATCTGCTTCAGACCTTGAAAACCCGGGTGGTCATTCCGCTTTATCTGGTCTGCCCGGACACACCACTGATTCGGATTCTCAACCCAACCGTTGCACTAAGCGGAGGAACTTATTTCCTTTCCACAGCGGAGATGGCCGCTGTCCGGCATTCCGAGCTGAAACAGGTGGTGGGTTCATTGAGCGCCATGCGTCATGAGATCATCGCCGCCGTCGACCTGCTCTTCACCGGTATCTGACCGGTGACGCACCAGGATGGCTGCTCATTGCCAGCCATCTGCGACTCAACATCCTGACCCCAGTCATCGTGGAAACCATCCTGCGCGGATACTACCCGGACAGCCTCAGCCTGGAGAAGCTACGGGCGGGGAACCGGCACATGAGAGCGACCAAAGGGCCACCGTCCCGACCATCGATGCTCTGGGAGAGCGTAACAT is a window encoding:
- a CDS encoding IS110 family transposase, translating into NQIRGLLGEYGLVMQQGVHHLINQLPAILEGHTDKLSDDGKWLFDQAMEQLRELIKRIEVIEDKIKAVFVSSEDCQALNQIKGIGVLTATALISAAGNAKEFKNGRQFSAWLGLVPKQNSSGGKTRLLGITKQGNSYLRRLLIHGARATLYWSPRSDTPLSRWLHTLQKRVGTNRAVVALANKNARLAWAMLAKGEPFNPSLAYQAG
- a CDS encoding type II toxin-antitoxin system CcdA family antitoxin, with the translated sequence METPQFDPLAPKRPLNVRINSALATQAKALKINISQELENHLAQVVAERKRQAWQDKNRSAMEVYNQRIERDGLFSDGERLF
- a CDS encoding CcdB family protein, whose product is MAQFDLYEYHRSGSHASFLVEVQSDLLQTLKTRVVIPLYLVCPDTPLIRILNPTVALSGGTYFLSTAEMAAVRHSELKQVVGSLSAMRHEIIAAVDLLFTGI